The region GTGATTGAAAGACactcaaataaagaaatatctATATCTGTAGACTCATTTGTGTTGCTTGTTTATTTCTCATACATGAAACATATTGTTCTTTTTATattacacatgtacacacaataTTCTGGGCCTATACGTACAGACAGTATCTGCTATGAAATTGACTTTGGCGACTCCCAGTGGTGGTAACAAAAAGAACACTTTTGGGGGGGTGGTTCAGGAGAGCTGATGCCCTTCATTCAAGCAGCCGACTGTTCTCCAGCATTGAGTCACTGTGCTATTACTATGAGTTCTCCTTTATCTAGATGAACACACTGTTTCATTCGACCATTCAGTGCTTCCTAATTTACTCTtgaatttgtgttgttgtggaaaaaaaaaacccaaatgagTCATAAATGTAGATTTGGTGCCTTTCTGACTGATAAAACAGTCGGTGAGCAATCAAAGGTTTCTGGGCTGTTGCTGTGCTTGTGTGAAATGGTCATTTCACCTTTCACACATTGGCCTGGACCAAAATTTAAGCTGCAACCAACTGTCAGTTTTACACTTACATAGTCCATAGCAGACGTTCAGGCTGAGGGGTGGGAATGAAAGAGGCCCTATCTCCCAATTCCTAGTCAGTGTACTGTCAAACTGCTTTGAGACAATATTTTCAGTTCAAATTTGAACAAAAATCCAGTATTCCACTGTAAATATTCTctcactgtatatattctgttttaGCACTGCATGTACTTGTGTctattccatttatatttttacatttccctGCGATTCTTGCATGTTTACTTGCAATCTTGTCTATTTTTGACTGatctcttgctgctgtaacatctgAAATGTACCTGTTGTGAAGAGAGAGGATTATCAAATGTTATCTTATGTACTGATGAGCATCTTTGGTGCGTTGGGGACGTGGTTATCCATTCCAGTTTTGCTGTGAGGCACTTTGATATGAGGGGGAGTAAATGGACCTCATCTCACTGCTGCCCCCTCCTGGACTGTGGAGGCTCTGCTCAGTGAAGAGAGGCCTGCCCTCCATGGTCTGGACTCCGGGGAGAACAGCTTGCTGGTTTATAGGGAGCGGTGGCCTGTCATTGCTTTGGCCTAGTGCTTTCAGATCAGGGAAACAATGGATGCACACGCACGTCTCTGTCGGGATGGAGTCATCTGACTGCATGCGGTTCGGAGGGCAGCTTGAACTTGTTACAAgatctgcagacagacagggtaTACAATGAGAAACACATGCCGAGATAAACAATTTAGAAATGTAAGAGGTTTTAAACCAATGATAATGATTTGTTCTTTCAGTTGCGGGGTCTTTGGATGTATCCGTACGACACTAACCTTTGGAAGTGGGCGCCAGCTGCCCACCTCGCATGCCGACCTTTTCACCTGGCTGCACAACAAGGTTCTGTTTGGCCTCGCTGGGTCTCGGTTTGGAGCTTTTGGCCGTCCTCAGTAAGACAGCCAGGGCTAAAGACAAGCTAGAAAACAGCAGCACCATGCACAGAGCCAGCAGAGAGTAGAGCAAGAGCGTGGAGTCTTCCAGGGCCATCGGCACAGAGAGCCCTCTGGAGTTCGGCAGGTGTGAGGTTACTTTAACCCCCAGCATTGTCGCGGTCACAGGATATGATGTagctgttggggggggggggttaatgaTAGCTGTTAATCATCTGAGTCATAGTAGAAAAGAccttcaataataataaacttcatTTGTTGAGCACCTTTCATGTTTAACATACAATacagatttaaataaatgtaatggaaatgtaCTTAATGTACAAAGAAGAGAACAGATGTTcagaaacaagaaaataaaatatttaaataaatacaatttaaaaacaggcatcaaacagaaaaagagagttATGACAGGAGTTCAGGCAAGTGCAGGATCCTGTTAAAGGCTGAAGCGAAGAGAAAGTTTTCCTGTAAAGACGTGTGCTGAACGAGCTTCTCTGATATCTAGCAGCATAGTTTACAGAAGCTGCACCTCTGGTTTTCTATTGGCTGTTGTTGTTAACTTCTAACAGACTTGCTGCTGATGATCTCAGTGTTCTAGAGGAAACAGTTAACTAGAGAGTCAGCCATGTAACTGGGTCCTCGTCCATTCAGAGCCCTGTATGTACGGAGGAGAACATTAGAACTGGAccgacgtgttctctcctcttggttctggttaacagctgagctgcagagttCTGAATGagtctctgttgttttctagAAATGAAGGCGTGAATCAGCTTTTCAGCTTCTGTCTGATTTATAAATGGCTGAACTATTGCTATGTTTTGACGAACAACATCTAGAAACCAAGGGAGTAACCTCGAACATTCTGggtcttgttttgttgttgttcagctCTGTGCTTTGTTGCTTACTACATGCAACAAAGGTTCCTGACCAAATAAACCCAGGATCAGGTCTCACACTCGGTTGTAAGCATCCTCTTGTTTTCTAACTGCAGACATTCTGCAAAAGTCACAGAAGTTGCTGTTAATTTCTAGTGTGACCACAGTTCCTTCTTTGCCAATAATCTCTTTGCGTTAGCCGACTTGTGTTCTGAAAACCAGGTCCGCTGAGGTCAACCTCAAGCACTTAAACTCAGCGCCTTCATTAAAACAGCAGTGATGGGACAAGAAAGGTCATGAAGGGATTCAAACGTTAATCCAGAGGACCGGGGTCACTACTTACTGTGGCAGTGTCTGGAGCATTCTGCTGGATGTTTGCCACAAACCTCGGCGCACCTCATGCACGTCTTCAGCAGCACATCATAGTAGTGACCAGGCTGCCGCTTACAATGTGCAGACTCTGATGCAGGAAGACATGTGAAATCAAACGGGAGAAGTGGATACACAGTCTATTCTGTGCATTTCTATATTCTCTATttccctctgccaaggaggtgatGTTATGTCTGTCTTTCAAAAACTGTAGAATCAGTTGAttctatgatttatttattttttcattgtcaATAAGACGGCAAAATAGAGCGTCAGCCTTGCGCTCCTTTGagttctcttctttttctataACTGTTGgaaagaaatgcaaatattCTGCTggaaataatcatttaaaaGCATGTTACCTGTCATTGTTAAGTATCTGTAACTCATTTTAAGCACTTATGATTGGAAATGAGTAATTCTaagacagtgaaagaaaaaaaaaacataatggcACTAAGGTAGAGCGcatccaaggcccaacagtccccatatGAAACCACATGTAAATCATCAGGGTCTATGCACCCCTCTATCTCATaatcttaaagaaagtgaacaCAAATCCTGATCTGCCCCTTttctggatctgcacctaaATGTATTGTTCTGTCTTCTGCTCCATCCATTAGCTTTTACATATTCCTGCAGGGTCATATTCATCCAACCCTTAACTGAACTGCATTTATCTCCCTCAGACGAAGCCTCTGGTGCAACCTTTGTAACGTTCATATCATCCTTTAGACACAATCAATGCGATTAGAAAATGCTGGAGGGAgcagttttttaatttgacataaTTTACTCATAGTTTGATTGAAATTCCATTTATCTGATGTAGCTCATCAGAAGGGGGGGGGCAGATGAAGAACAAGCACGTGACCGTGGATCAGCAGCACAATGAGTCAGCGCTTCAGTGGTCAATGTCTCATTGACCTTTAAACCTCGCGGCCATTCTGTCAGACGATACGTTTCTCGTCCCTCTGACCtcgttctgtgtgtgtgtgtgtgtgtgtactcaccaCAATAACTGATGCACCTGCTGCTGACATGCGGTTGCTCGCATACCAAACGACAGCACAGGCATTCTTTGACCAAGCCATCCCAGTACTGCCCCTCCGGGCAGCTTCCACCCATCAGCCCCGATAACTGTCACTCTGAGGAACACGCGCACGgcaagacacagacacacaggaaggTTACGAGAGGAGGAAGTAAATAAATATGTCAAAGATACTGTCTCATTTCTGCATATGTACCTACAAGTCACCAGGGAACACAATATTTGGGATAATATGGttcaatatatataatactgaGAACTGTAATCTTATATAAATAATCCAAGAGCCGGACTGAAGATACTAGGGAGAAATTTCAGCTTCTGATATATGAATTAAAAAGATGTTGTTATTAAACCCTCATGACAAACAAGTGAAATTGGggctttatattatttttagttAAACCATAATCTTAACTATATAtaacaattaaaagaaaatacgTATCAAATATATTGAACTTAtcttaattaaatacaaatgaattaaaattgaATTACTGGTGCatagtttattctgtaaaacaaatattgctgcatatattcatatattggCTGTAGCACTGTGTAAATATGGAgcgatttcagacacagccggGGTCTTTGGTTGTTTTGTCCTTGGTTGTTGCAGCTGGCGTGTTCCTCGGCTGAGTCACGGAGGCTGAGGAACATGCGATGCTCAGTTTTTGTTGTAATGTTCAGTTTTTGGTCAAACTGTCTTACTTAGATTCCGATTCAGTGTTTTGATCATTCAGGAGGATGTAGTCGTGTGGTTGTTTAACTGACCCTCACTGTTGTCAATGGGCTGAATAACTGTTTGACTAAGTTTTACCTAATAAACTGTAAAGTGACTTAAACACTATACTTCCCATTGTTGTGAAGTTCTACTGAAAGATTCTAGAGTAACTAGTCTGCCGTACTATATTACTCTACTGTTATGTACTATGCAACAGTATACTATACTAAAATATTGTGTAGTACTAATATAGACTGGTGTTTTGTA is a window of Paralichthys olivaceus isolate ysfri-2021 chromosome 21, ASM2471397v2, whole genome shotgun sequence DNA encoding:
- the LOC109642189 gene encoding tumor necrosis factor receptor superfamily member 13B yields the protein MGGSCPEGQYWDGLVKECLCCRLVCEQPHVSSRCISYCESAHCKRQPGHYYDVLLKTCMRCAEVCGKHPAECSRHCHTTSYPVTATMLGVKVTSHLPNSRGLSVPMALEDSTLLLYSLLALCMVLLFSSLSLALAVLLRTAKSSKPRPSEAKQNLVVQPGEKVGMRGGQLAPTSKDLVTSSSCPPNRMQSDDSIPTETCVCIHCFPDLKALGQSNDRPPLPINQQAVLPGVQTMEGRPLFTEQSLHSPGGGSSEMRSIYSPSYQSASQQNWNG